The Desulfuromonas versatilis genome has a segment encoding these proteins:
- a CDS encoding AMP-binding protein — protein sequence MTQKLHFTLGTLLEDTARRFPEREALVYPERGLRLSYRELDEQCSRVAKGLLALGVNKGDHLALWATNIPEWVVLMFAAGRIGAVLVTVDTNCQAAELEYALRQSDASLLLMSRGVKDTDYSQVLTQVIPEFPQAAATNLASAKLPKLKRVIFLGEPAPCGALSYQDLQRLGEKVTDRSLAEAQRNASPDDVANIQFTSAAAGIPKGVMLTHYQIINNAFRVARRLKFSERDRLCIPVPFFHCFGCVLGILGCVTHGAAMIPLETYSTEALLRAVSAERCTSLFGVPTMFIAALDHPEFSRYEMGSMRTGIMAGAPCPIEAMNRVIKDMHAREVTIGYGQTEAAPIITQTETDDPVQLRVSTVGRPLPGVEVRIIDPATGNACPPGQSGEICARGDMVMHGYYKMPEETARTIDAEGWLHTGDLAVMDANGYYRITGRLKKMIIRGGQNIYPAEVEQFLQTHPGIAEVRVYGKPDPKLGEIVAADVKLAKDGGCSAEDIRRFCEGRIARYKIPAVINMID from the coding sequence ATGACCCAGAAACTGCATTTCACCCTCGGCACCCTGCTCGAAGACACCGCGCGGCGCTTTCCCGAGCGCGAGGCCCTGGTCTACCCCGAGCGCGGCCTGCGGCTCAGCTACCGGGAGCTCGACGAGCAGTGCAGCCGGGTCGCCAAGGGGCTGCTGGCCCTGGGGGTCAACAAGGGGGATCACCTGGCCCTGTGGGCGACCAACATCCCCGAATGGGTGGTGCTGATGTTCGCCGCCGGGCGCATCGGGGCGGTTCTGGTCACCGTTGACACCAACTGCCAGGCCGCCGAACTCGAGTACGCCCTGCGCCAGTCCGACGCCAGCCTGCTGCTCATGAGCCGCGGGGTCAAGGATACCGACTACTCCCAGGTGCTCACCCAGGTCATCCCCGAGTTCCCCCAGGCCGCGGCCACCAACCTGGCCAGCGCCAAGTTGCCGAAACTGAAAAGGGTGATCTTCCTCGGCGAACCGGCCCCCTGCGGCGCCCTTTCCTACCAGGACCTGCAGCGGCTTGGCGAGAAGGTCACCGATCGCAGCCTGGCCGAGGCGCAGCGCAACGCCTCCCCCGACGACGTGGCCAACATCCAGTTCACCTCGGCGGCGGCCGGCATCCCCAAGGGGGTCATGCTGACCCACTATCAGATCATCAACAACGCCTTTCGGGTCGCCCGGCGCCTCAAATTCAGCGAGCGGGACCGCCTCTGCATCCCGGTCCCCTTCTTCCACTGCTTCGGCTGCGTGCTCGGCATCCTGGGCTGCGTGACCCACGGCGCCGCCATGATCCCCCTCGAGACCTACAGCACCGAGGCCCTGCTCAGGGCCGTCTCGGCCGAGCGTTGCACCTCCCTGTTCGGCGTGCCCACGATGTTCATCGCCGCCCTGGACCACCCCGAATTCTCCCGTTACGAGATGGGCTCGATGCGCACCGGGATAATGGCCGGAGCCCCCTGCCCCATCGAGGCCATGAACCGGGTCATCAAGGACATGCACGCCCGCGAGGTCACCATCGGCTATGGCCAGACCGAGGCCGCGCCGATCATCACCCAGACCGAAACCGACGACCCGGTGCAACTGCGGGTCTCCACCGTGGGGCGTCCATTGCCGGGGGTCGAGGTGAGGATCATCGATCCCGCAACCGGCAACGCCTGCCCGCCGGGACAGTCCGGGGAGATCTGCGCCCGCGGCGACATGGTCATGCACGGGTACTACAAGATGCCCGAGGAAACGGCCCGCACCATCGACGCCGAGGGGTGGCTGCACACGGGAGATCTGGCCGTCATGGACGCAAATGGCTATTACCGGATCACCGGGCGGCTGAAAAAGATGATTATCCGCGGCGGCCAGAATATCTACCCCGCGGAAGTGGAGCAGTTCCTCCAGACCCATCCCGGGATCGCCGAGGTCAGGGTTTACGGCAAGCCCGACCCGAAACTGGGCGAAATCGTCGCCGCCGACGTCAAACTCGCCAAGGACGGAGGCTGTTCGGCGGAGGATATCCGCAGGTTCTGCGAAGGCAGGATCGCCAGGTATAAGATCCCGGCGGTGATAAATATGATCGATTGA
- a CDS encoding hydroxymethylglutaryl-CoA lyase translates to MNLPPKVRMVEVGPRDGLQNEPRPLPVAARIALVERLADAGLQTIEAGSFVSSKWVPQMADTDQVLRGLRRRPGVAFPVLVPNLQGLEAAREAGAEEIAVFGAASESFSRKNINCSIAESLERFAAVIAKAQGYGMRVRGYVSCVLGCPYQGEIAPQAVVGVAARLLELGCYEVSLGDTIGVGTPAKAQALLEAVAREVPVERLAVHFHDTYGQALANVLAALEKGVAVVDSSVAGLGGCPYAKGASGNLASEDLLYMLNGLGIETGVDLGALIAAGDYISGLLGRPSRSKVALAMAHK, encoded by the coding sequence ATGAATCTCCCCCCGAAGGTGAGAATGGTGGAGGTCGGCCCCCGCGACGGTCTGCAGAACGAGCCCCGGCCCCTGCCGGTGGCAGCCAGGATTGCCCTCGTCGAGCGCCTGGCGGACGCGGGCCTGCAGACCATCGAGGCCGGCAGCTTCGTCTCGTCGAAATGGGTTCCGCAGATGGCCGACACCGACCAGGTCCTGCGAGGTTTACGCCGCCGCCCCGGGGTCGCCTTCCCGGTGCTGGTCCCCAACCTCCAGGGGCTGGAGGCCGCCCGGGAGGCCGGGGCCGAAGAGATCGCCGTGTTCGGCGCCGCCTCGGAGAGCTTTTCCCGGAAAAACATCAACTGCTCCATCGCCGAGAGCCTGGAGCGTTTCGCCGCGGTCATCGCCAAGGCGCAGGGCTACGGGATGCGGGTGCGCGGCTACGTCTCCTGCGTGCTCGGCTGCCCCTACCAGGGGGAGATCGCCCCGCAGGCCGTGGTCGGGGTCGCCGCCCGCCTGCTGGAGCTCGGCTGCTACGAGGTCTCCCTGGGCGACACCATCGGCGTGGGCACCCCGGCCAAGGCCCAGGCCCTCCTGGAGGCGGTGGCCCGAGAAGTCCCCGTCGAGCGGCTGGCGGTCCATTTCCACGACACCTACGGCCAGGCCCTGGCCAACGTGCTGGCCGCCCTGGAGAAAGGGGTCGCCGTGGTCGACAGCTCGGTGGCCGGTCTCGGCGGCTGCCCCTACGCCAAGGGGGCCTCGGGCAACCTGGCCAGCGAGGACCTGCTCTACATGCTCAACGGGCTGGGGATCGAAACCGGCGTGGATCTTGGGGCCCTGATCGCGGCGGGGGATTACATCTCGGGCCTGCTCGGCCGCCCGTCCCGCTCCAAGGTGGCCTTGGCCATGGCCCACAAGTAA
- a CDS encoding acetyl/propionyl/methylcrotonyl-CoA carboxylase subunit alpha, with protein sequence MFDKILVANRGEIACRIIRTARRLGVATVAVYSEADAGALHVELADEAWPIGPAPARESYLCIDKLIDAAHSSGARAIHPGYGFLAENEGFAEACARAGIAFIGPPAAAIRAMGSKSAAKNLMEQAGIPLVPGYHGDDQQAETLREAARAIGYPLLIKASAGGGGKGMRVVRGPADFDAALASARREAASAFGDDRVLLEKYLERPRHVEIQVFADSQGNALHLFERDCSIQRRHQKILEEAPAPGMPPELRGRMGEAAVAAARAIGYLGAGTVEFLLAADGRFYFMEMNTRLQVEHPVTEMITGQDLVEWQLRVAAGAPLPCRQEDLTLCGHAIEARVYAEDPAREFLPSTGVLAHLRPPQPNPHVRVDTGVRQGDAVSIHYDPMIAKLIVWDQDRPSALRRLQKALADYQVVGVATNLQFLAAVAAHPAYQQGDFDTHFIERHHEALFPGAEPASDEILALACLDILLHRRREAEEVSRDSPDPWSPWHQANGWRLNSDNYHVLTLLDEERLLEVTAHFRDDCYLLELPGRILAACGEYCASGDLLARLDGRQTRATVVRRGRQLTIMHGGRSHCLMLHDPAAGGEEQHRGGGRLTAPMPGKVIAVSVEAGKEVKRGTPLITLEAMKMEHTIAAPADGTVARVNFRVGDLVSEGEELIAFEAAEAG encoded by the coding sequence ATGTTCGATAAAATTCTCGTTGCCAACCGCGGCGAAATCGCCTGCCGGATCATCCGCACCGCCCGCCGCCTCGGGGTGGCGACGGTGGCCGTCTACTCCGAGGCCGACGCCGGCGCCCTGCACGTCGAACTGGCCGACGAAGCCTGGCCCATCGGCCCGGCGCCCGCCCGGGAGAGCTACCTGTGCATCGACAAGCTGATCGACGCCGCACACAGCAGCGGCGCCCGGGCGATCCATCCAGGCTACGGGTTTCTGGCCGAAAACGAGGGCTTCGCCGAGGCCTGCGCCCGGGCCGGCATCGCCTTCATCGGCCCCCCGGCGGCAGCGATCCGCGCCATGGGCTCGAAGAGCGCGGCAAAAAACCTCATGGAACAGGCGGGCATCCCCCTGGTCCCGGGCTATCACGGTGACGACCAGCAAGCCGAGACCCTGCGCGAGGCCGCCCGGGCCATCGGTTATCCGCTGCTGATCAAGGCCAGCGCCGGCGGCGGCGGCAAGGGGATGCGGGTGGTGCGCGGGCCTGCCGATTTCGATGCCGCCCTGGCCTCGGCCCGTCGCGAGGCCGCCTCGGCCTTCGGCGACGACCGGGTGCTGCTCGAGAAGTACCTGGAGCGCCCCCGCCACGTGGAGATCCAGGTCTTCGCCGACAGCCAGGGCAACGCCCTGCACCTGTTCGAGCGCGACTGCTCGATCCAGCGCCGCCACCAGAAGATCCTCGAGGAGGCCCCGGCTCCCGGCATGCCCCCGGAGCTGCGCGGCCGGATGGGCGAGGCCGCGGTCGCCGCGGCCCGGGCCATCGGCTACCTGGGGGCCGGCACGGTGGAGTTTCTTCTCGCGGCGGACGGCCGGTTCTATTTCATGGAGATGAACACCCGCCTGCAGGTGGAGCACCCGGTCACCGAGATGATCACCGGCCAGGACCTGGTGGAATGGCAGCTGCGGGTCGCCGCCGGGGCCCCCCTCCCCTGCCGCCAGGAGGATTTGACCCTCTGCGGCCACGCCATCGAGGCCCGGGTCTACGCCGAAGACCCGGCCCGCGAATTTCTCCCCTCCACCGGGGTGCTCGCCCATCTGCGCCCACCCCAGCCCAACCCCCATGTGCGGGTCGACACGGGCGTGCGCCAGGGCGACGCCGTCTCGATCCATTACGATCCGATGATCGCCAAGCTGATCGTCTGGGACCAGGATCGCCCCTCGGCCCTGCGCCGCCTGCAGAAGGCCCTGGCCGATTACCAGGTGGTGGGGGTCGCCACCAACCTGCAGTTCCTCGCCGCGGTGGCCGCCCACCCGGCCTACCAGCAGGGGGATTTCGACACCCATTTCATCGAGCGCCACCACGAGGCCCTGTTCCCCGGCGCCGAGCCCGCCTCCGACGAGATCCTCGCCCTGGCCTGCCTGGACATCCTGCTGCACCGGCGCCGCGAAGCCGAAGAAGTCTCCCGGGATTCCCCCGACCCTTGGTCGCCCTGGCACCAGGCCAACGGCTGGCGGCTCAACTCGGACAACTACCACGTGCTGACCCTGCTCGACGAGGAGCGCCTTCTCGAGGTGACCGCCCATTTCCGCGACGACTGCTACCTGCTCGAGCTGCCGGGCCGGATCCTGGCCGCCTGCGGCGAGTATTGCGCCTCCGGCGACCTGCTGGCGCGCCTCGACGGGCGCCAGACCCGCGCCACGGTGGTCCGCCGCGGTCGGCAGCTGACCATCATGCACGGCGGCCGCAGCCACTGCCTGATGCTCCACGACCCGGCCGCCGGCGGCGAAGAACAGCACCGCGGCGGCGGACGCCTGACCGCGCCCATGCCCGGCAAGGTCATCGCCGTCTCGGTGGAAGCGGGCAAGGAGGTCAAGCGCGGCACGCCGCTGATCACCCTCGAAGCGATGAAAATGGAGCACACCATCGCCGCCCCGGCCGACGGCACCGTGGCCCGCGTCAATTTCCGGGTCGGCGACCTGGTCAGCGAAGGCGAGGAGTTGATCGCCTTCGAGGCGGCGGAGGCCGGTTGA
- a CDS encoding enoyl-CoA hydratase-related protein — protein MNDDRILTKIDELGRATLTLNRPELHNAFDDALIATLVEALKGFERDEQVRVVMLAANGKSFSSGADLNWMRRMADYTFEENLADANGLAELMKVLANLSKPTVALVQGAAIGGGVGLVVCCDIALATEQASFCLSEVKLGLIPAVISPYVATAIGARATRRYFLTAERLDAREALRLGLVHEVLADREALAARAEALSRAMLQNGPRAMAAVKELVAEVAHAWLDDDLIADTAERIAEMRASAEGREGLSAFLEKRQPSWVRG, from the coding sequence ATGAACGACGACAGGATACTGACCAAAATCGACGAACTGGGCAGGGCGACCCTCACCCTGAACCGCCCGGAGCTGCACAACGCCTTCGACGATGCCCTGATCGCCACCCTGGTGGAGGCCCTCAAGGGCTTCGAGCGCGACGAACAGGTCCGCGTGGTGATGCTGGCGGCCAACGGCAAGAGCTTCTCCTCGGGCGCCGACCTCAACTGGATGCGGCGCATGGCCGACTACACCTTCGAGGAGAACCTGGCCGACGCCAACGGCCTGGCCGAGCTGATGAAGGTGCTGGCCAACCTCTCCAAGCCGACCGTCGCCCTGGTGCAGGGGGCGGCCATCGGCGGCGGGGTCGGGCTGGTGGTCTGCTGCGACATCGCCCTTGCCACCGAACAGGCCAGCTTCTGCCTCTCCGAGGTCAAGCTCGGGCTGATCCCGGCGGTGATCTCCCCCTACGTCGCCACCGCCATCGGCGCCCGGGCGACCCGCCGTTACTTTCTCACCGCCGAGCGTTTAGACGCCCGGGAGGCCTTACGCCTGGGGCTGGTCCACGAGGTGCTGGCCGACCGCGAGGCCCTGGCCGCGCGGGCCGAAGCGCTCAGCCGGGCCATGCTGCAGAACGGGCCCCGGGCCATGGCCGCGGTCAAGGAGCTGGTGGCCGAGGTGGCCCATGCCTGGCTGGACGACGATTTGATCGCCGACACCGCCGAGCGCATCGCCGAGATGCGCGCCTCGGCGGAAGGGCGCGAGGGGCTCTCGGCCTTTCTCGAAAAACGCCAACCCTCCTGGGTGAGGGGATAA
- a CDS encoding carboxyl transferase domain-containing protein produces the protein MAILKSSLDPHSDEFRTNSRAMAELVRDLEEKVAQIKLGGGVEAREKHTGRGKLLPRERIRQLLDMGSPFLELSQLAAWDMYGGGIAAAGIITGIGRVMGRECMIVANDATVKGGTYFPVTVKKHLRAQEIAEQNHLPCIYLVDSGGAFLPKQDEVFPDRDHFGRIFYNQATLSGRGIPQIAVVMGSCTAGGAYVPAMADESVIVRNQGTIFLGGPPLVKAATGEEVSAEDLGGAEVHCRTSGVTDHYAENDAHALAIARRIVGNLNRVKHPALALRQPVDPVLDPAELDGVIPTDTRKPYDVREVIGRIVDGSEFDEFKMLFGTTLVCGFAHLWGYPVGIVANNGILFSESALKGTHFIQLCAQRGIPLLFLQNISGFMVGSKYEAGGIAKDGAKMVTAVACARVPKFTVLIGGSFGAGNYGMCGRAYSPRFLWMWPNARISVMGGEQAASVLAQVKRDGIEAKGESWSKADEEAFKSPIRQQYESQGHPYYASARLWDDGIIKPTDTRMVLGLALSAALNAPVEKSDFGVFRM, from the coding sequence ATGGCCATACTGAAGAGCTCCCTAGACCCGCACTCCGATGAATTCCGGACCAATTCCAGGGCCATGGCCGAGCTGGTGCGCGACCTCGAGGAGAAGGTCGCGCAGATCAAGCTCGGCGGCGGCGTGGAGGCCCGCGAAAAGCACACCGGCCGCGGCAAGCTGCTGCCCCGCGAACGCATCCGCCAGCTGCTCGACATGGGCTCGCCCTTTCTCGAGCTCTCCCAGCTCGCGGCCTGGGACATGTACGGCGGCGGCATCGCCGCGGCCGGAATCATCACCGGCATCGGCCGGGTCATGGGGCGCGAATGCATGATCGTCGCCAACGACGCCACGGTCAAGGGGGGCACCTACTTCCCCGTCACCGTGAAAAAGCACCTGCGCGCCCAGGAGATCGCCGAGCAGAACCACCTGCCCTGCATCTACCTGGTCGACTCGGGGGGCGCCTTTTTGCCCAAGCAGGACGAGGTGTTCCCCGACCGTGACCATTTCGGCCGCATCTTCTACAACCAGGCGACCCTGTCCGGCAGGGGGATCCCCCAGATCGCCGTGGTCATGGGCTCCTGCACCGCCGGGGGCGCCTACGTCCCCGCCATGGCCGACGAAAGCGTCATCGTGCGCAACCAGGGGACCATCTTCCTGGGCGGCCCGCCCCTGGTCAAGGCGGCCACCGGCGAGGAGGTGAGCGCCGAGGACCTGGGGGGCGCCGAGGTGCACTGCCGCACCTCGGGGGTGACCGACCACTATGCCGAAAACGACGCCCACGCCCTGGCCATCGCCCGGCGCATCGTCGGCAATCTCAACCGGGTCAAGCATCCCGCCCTCGCCCTGCGCCAACCCGTCGACCCGGTGCTCGACCCGGCCGAGCTCGACGGCGTCATCCCCACCGACACCCGCAAGCCCTACGATGTGCGCGAGGTGATCGGGCGCATCGTCGACGGTTCGGAATTCGACGAGTTCAAAATGCTCTTCGGCACCACCCTGGTCTGCGGCTTCGCCCACCTCTGGGGCTACCCGGTGGGGATCGTCGCCAACAACGGCATCCTCTTCTCCGAGTCGGCCCTCAAGGGGACCCATTTCATCCAGCTCTGCGCCCAGCGCGGCATCCCCCTGCTGTTTCTGCAGAACATCTCCGGCTTCATGGTCGGCAGCAAGTACGAAGCGGGCGGGATCGCCAAGGACGGTGCCAAGATGGTCACCGCCGTGGCCTGCGCCAGGGTGCCCAAGTTCACCGTGCTGATCGGCGGCAGCTTCGGCGCCGGCAACTACGGCATGTGCGGCCGGGCTTACAGCCCGCGCTTTCTGTGGATGTGGCCCAATGCCCGCATCTCCGTCATGGGAGGCGAGCAGGCGGCCAGCGTGCTGGCCCAGGTCAAACGCGACGGAATCGAAGCCAAGGGCGAATCATGGAGCAAAGCCGATGAAGAAGCCTTCAAATCCCCCATCCGCCAGCAGTACGAGAGCCAAGGTCATCCCTATTACGCGAGCGCCCGGCTCTGGGACGACGGGATCATCAAGCCCACCGACACCCGCATGGTCCTCGGGCTGGCCCTCTCCGCGGCCCTCAACGCGCCGGTCGAAAAATCCGACTTCGGCGTTTTCAGGATGTGA
- a CDS encoding PaaI family thioesterase, whose translation MEIRNPAYRERAAEIFTRANFVVDLGIEPVSIGPGAVESRLAVLERHLQQDGVIHAGVQTTLADHTAGAAAFTVIGPEQMVLTTGFTINLLATARGEELRARAQVLRAGGRLIVSESCVFAVEGGRESLVSKATVTLAVLPNR comes from the coding sequence ATGGAAATTCGCAACCCCGCTTACCGGGAACGCGCGGCAGAGATCTTCACCAGGGCCAACTTCGTCGTCGACCTCGGCATCGAGCCCGTCTCCATAGGCCCCGGGGCCGTGGAAAGCCGCCTGGCGGTCCTCGAGCGGCATCTGCAGCAGGACGGCGTGATCCACGCCGGGGTTCAGACCACCCTGGCCGACCACACTGCCGGGGCCGCGGCCTTTACCGTCATCGGCCCCGAGCAGATGGTCCTGACGACCGGCTTCACCATCAACCTGCTGGCAACGGCCAGGGGGGAGGAGCTGCGCGCCCGGGCCCAGGTGCTGCGCGCCGGCGGCAGGCTGATCGTCTCCGAGTCCTGCGTCTTTGCCGTCGAGGGGGGACGCGAATCCCTGGTCTCCAAAGCCACGGTCACCCTGGCGGTGCTGCCCAACCGCTGA
- a CDS encoding isovaleryl-CoA dehydrogenase has product MKKYPFLPFYLGETVNLLRKSVSAFAEKEILPLAAEIDRSNEFPMPLWKKMGELGILGITVDEEYGGAGMGYLHHVIAMEEISRASASVGLSYGAHSNLCVNQIHRNGNAAQKEKYLPRLISGDHVGALAMSEAGSGSDVVSMRLRADRKDGRYVLNGTKMWITNGPEADVLVVYAKTEPEAGSHGITAFLVEKGFAGFATAQKLDKLGMRGCSTCELVFENCEVPEANVLGEVNQGVKVLMSGLDYERAVLAGGPLGIMAACMDVVIPYIHERKQFGQPIGEFQLMQGKLADMYTTMSACRSYVYATAMACDHKGNVRKDAAGAILYAAEKATWMALEAIQCLGGNGYINEFPTGRLLRDAKLYEIGAGTSEIRRMLIGRELFEETKGGD; this is encoded by the coding sequence ATGAAAAAATACCCATTCCTCCCCTTCTATCTCGGCGAAACGGTCAACCTGCTGCGCAAATCGGTTTCCGCATTTGCAGAAAAGGAAATCCTCCCCCTGGCGGCGGAGATCGACCGGAGTAACGAGTTCCCCATGCCTCTCTGGAAAAAAATGGGAGAACTGGGGATTCTCGGCATCACCGTCGACGAGGAGTACGGCGGGGCGGGGATGGGCTACCTGCATCATGTCATCGCCATGGAGGAGATCAGCCGGGCCTCCGCGTCGGTGGGCCTGTCCTACGGTGCGCATTCCAACCTCTGCGTCAACCAGATCCACCGCAACGGCAATGCCGCGCAAAAGGAGAAATACCTGCCGAGGCTGATTTCCGGCGACCATGTGGGCGCCCTGGCCATGAGCGAGGCCGGCTCCGGGTCGGACGTGGTCAGCATGCGGTTGCGGGCCGATAGGAAAGACGGCCGCTATGTTCTCAACGGAACCAAGATGTGGATCACCAACGGGCCCGAGGCCGACGTCCTGGTGGTCTACGCCAAGACCGAACCCGAAGCCGGGTCCCACGGCATCACCGCCTTTCTCGTCGAGAAGGGGTTTGCCGGCTTTGCCACTGCCCAGAAGCTCGACAAACTCGGCATGCGCGGCTGCAGCACCTGCGAGCTGGTTTTCGAAAACTGCGAGGTACCCGAAGCCAACGTCCTGGGCGAGGTCAACCAGGGGGTCAAGGTGCTGATGAGCGGCCTGGACTACGAACGGGCGGTTCTGGCCGGCGGTCCCCTGGGGATCATGGCCGCCTGCATGGACGTGGTCATCCCCTACATCCACGAGCGCAAGCAGTTCGGCCAGCCGATCGGCGAATTCCAGCTGATGCAGGGGAAGCTGGCGGACATGTACACCACCATGAGCGCCTGCAGGTCCTACGTCTACGCTACGGCCATGGCCTGCGACCACAAGGGGAACGTGCGCAAGGACGCCGCCGGCGCCATCCTCTACGCCGCCGAGAAGGCCACCTGGATGGCCCTGGAGGCGATCCAGTGCCTGGGGGGCAACGGCTACATCAACGAGTTTCCTACCGGCCGCCTGCTGCGCGATGCTAAACTGTACGAAATCGGCGCCGGGACCAGCGAAATCCGCCGCATGCTCATTGGCCGTGAACTGTTCGAGGAGACCAAGGGCGGGGACTAG
- a CDS encoding DUF6125 family protein — MTEQLDEGIRLLQRLDKEELIRIIIDDAKNWLAHDGLWFQAVEGEHGMEKAIDADREAWRKFTVIEAQRIMARLGMEPGGGIPALVECLKHRLYARLNLQRAIEVSDEHALFQMVDCRVQSARKRKGLTDFPCKSVGIVEYSEFARTVDPRIRTRCVACPPDQHPDEFWCAWEFTLVR; from the coding sequence ATGACCGAGCAACTCGACGAGGGAATCCGCCTGCTGCAACGCCTCGACAAGGAGGAGCTGATCCGGATCATCATCGACGACGCCAAAAACTGGCTGGCCCACGACGGGCTCTGGTTTCAGGCCGTCGAGGGGGAACACGGCATGGAGAAGGCCATCGACGCCGACCGTGAGGCCTGGAGAAAGTTCACCGTCATCGAGGCCCAGCGGATCATGGCCCGCCTCGGCATGGAGCCCGGGGGCGGGATTCCCGCCCTGGTCGAGTGCCTGAAACATCGCCTCTATGCCCGGCTCAACCTGCAGCGGGCCATCGAGGTCAGCGATGAGCACGCCCTGTTCCAGATGGTCGACTGCCGGGTGCAGTCGGCCCGAAAACGCAAGGGGCTGACCGATTTTCCCTGCAAAAGTGTCGGTATCGTTGAATACAGCGAGTTTGCGCGCACCGTCGATCCGCGGATCAGGACCCGCTGTGTAGCCTGCCCCCCGGATCAACACCCGGACGAGTTCTGGTGTGCCTGGGAATTTACCCTGGTGCGGTGA
- a CDS encoding acyl-CoA dehydrogenase, translating into MHFELTDEHKLMRQMVRDFAESEVLPSTKERDEQERFDRGLMFDRLAELGLTGIVFPEEYGGAGADYLSYAIAVEELSRVCASTGVTLSAHLSLGANPIYSFGTQEQKVRYLKPLAEGSKMGAFALTETSAGSDAGGTRTTALLDGDHWVLNGTKIFTTNGGEAEIYVVFARSDRNAEKHRGISAFIVERDTPGFTFGKKEEKLGIRSSPTRELVFENCRIPKANLLGEEGKGFKIAMQTLDGGRIGIAAQALGIAQGAYEAALNYSKERKQFDQPLASFQAIQFMLADMATQIEAARLLVYQAAFRASAGLSFGKEAAMAKLFASETAMQVATDAVQVHGGYGYTRDFPVERMMRDAKITEIYEGTSEVQRIVIGTSVTKG; encoded by the coding sequence ATGCATTTCGAACTGACTGACGAGCACAAACTGATGCGGCAGATGGTCCGGGATTTCGCCGAAAGCGAAGTGCTCCCTTCCACCAAAGAGCGGGACGAACAGGAGCGTTTCGACCGGGGGCTGATGTTCGACCGGCTCGCCGAACTCGGTCTGACCGGGATCGTCTTCCCCGAGGAATACGGCGGCGCGGGGGCCGACTACCTCAGCTACGCTATCGCCGTGGAGGAGTTGTCCCGGGTCTGCGCCTCGACGGGGGTGACCCTTTCGGCCCATCTTTCCCTGGGCGCCAACCCGATCTACAGCTTCGGCACCCAGGAGCAGAAGGTCAGGTACCTCAAACCCCTGGCCGAGGGGTCGAAGATGGGGGCGTTCGCCCTGACCGAAACCAGCGCCGGCTCCGATGCCGGCGGGACCAGAACCACCGCGCTGCTCGACGGAGACCACTGGGTGCTCAACGGCACCAAGATCTTCACCACCAACGGCGGCGAGGCCGAAATTTACGTGGTATTCGCCCGCTCCGACAGGAATGCGGAAAAACATCGGGGGATCAGCGCCTTCATCGTCGAGAGGGATACCCCGGGCTTCACCTTCGGGAAAAAGGAGGAAAAGCTCGGCATCCGCTCCTCGCCCACCCGCGAACTGGTCTTCGAGAACTGCCGCATCCCCAAGGCAAACCTGCTCGGCGAAGAGGGCAAGGGCTTCAAGATAGCGATGCAGACCCTCGACGGCGGCCGGATCGGCATCGCCGCCCAGGCGCTGGGCATCGCCCAGGGCGCTTACGAGGCGGCTCTCAACTATTCGAAAGAGCGCAAACAGTTCGACCAGCCGCTGGCCAGCTTCCAGGCCATCCAGTTCATGCTCGCCGACATGGCCACCCAGATCGAGGCGGCCCGCCTGCTCGTCTACCAGGCCGCCTTCCGGGCCAGCGCCGGCCTCTCCTTCGGCAAGGAGGCGGCCATGGCCAAGCTGTTCGCCTCCGAAACGGCCATGCAGGTCGCCACCGATGCCGTCCAGGTTCACGGCGGCTACGGCTACACCCGCGATTTTCCCGTCGAGCGGATGATGCGCGACGCCAAGATCACCGAGATCTACGAAGGGACCAGCGAAGTCCAACGCATCGTCATCGGCACCAGCGTGACCAAGGGCTGA